The Pseudofrankia inefficax genome window below encodes:
- a CDS encoding sensor histidine kinase — MTLRLRLGVTGVLLLGVLGLAGYLLIRSVWAVQVAQIDRQLTGSAPVVLYSLGNAGPGRGLSDLASASGAPAGPDIPASGGVAVQARLNDFYVAVVSGDRRRVLLAPSVDPGQAPRAPAGAPRVLTALRPATVSSFSGAGRWRAVLVAGTGGEGVLLAQSLSRVEATTGRVRLVASGAGMLVLIVMFAAGYWVERLGLRPITRVTRVADAISAGKRSRRVDVRGSPRSEASHLARAFNIMLDEEQASQDRLRRFVGDASHELRTPVSVIQGLAEIWSQGSPLNGADLDEMMRRIGQESRRMADLVENLLLLARLDERKPVRRGEIDLAALVRDVAFDASLLHPSRDLTCDAKDSAIVLGDESGLRQVVSNLCQNALIHTPPTASVALSVAVDDAGGRAVLEVRDTGPGMTAQDAERAFDRFWRADASRVRPGSGLGLPIVAAIVTAHGGSVTIESSPDLGTLVRAVLPAAGPSSKPATGVQEAARLGGKATGDAEQSPGRAVSASRVAPVPPGDRRPVPRDAGS; from the coding sequence GTGACGCTGAGGCTGCGCCTCGGGGTGACCGGAGTGCTGCTGCTGGGCGTTCTCGGGTTGGCCGGGTATCTGCTGATCCGGTCGGTGTGGGCAGTCCAGGTCGCCCAGATCGATCGGCAGCTCACCGGGTCGGCACCAGTGGTGCTCTACTCGTTGGGCAACGCGGGGCCGGGGCGCGGCCTCTCCGATCTCGCGAGTGCCTCTGGCGCTCCGGCCGGCCCGGACATCCCCGCTTCGGGCGGTGTCGCCGTCCAAGCCCGTTTGAACGACTTCTACGTCGCCGTGGTGTCAGGTGACCGCCGTAGGGTGCTTCTCGCGCCGAGCGTCGACCCGGGCCAGGCCCCGCGGGCGCCCGCTGGCGCACCACGCGTCCTGACCGCCCTGCGCCCGGCGACCGTGTCCTCGTTCTCGGGTGCGGGCCGGTGGCGGGCCGTGCTCGTCGCGGGTACCGGCGGCGAGGGTGTTCTGCTGGCCCAGTCGTTGTCGCGGGTGGAGGCGACAACCGGGCGGGTGCGTCTCGTGGCGTCGGGGGCGGGCATGCTGGTGCTGATCGTGATGTTCGCCGCTGGCTATTGGGTGGAACGGCTCGGCTTGCGGCCGATCACCCGGGTGACCCGGGTCGCCGACGCGATCTCCGCGGGGAAGAGGTCCCGCCGGGTGGACGTGCGAGGATCGCCCCGCTCCGAAGCCAGCCATCTCGCGCGGGCCTTCAACATCATGTTGGATGAGGAGCAGGCGAGCCAGGACCGGCTGCGCCGGTTCGTTGGCGATGCCTCGCACGAGTTGCGCACCCCTGTCTCGGTGATTCAGGGGCTGGCTGAGATCTGGAGCCAGGGATCCCCGCTGAACGGTGCCGACCTTGACGAGATGATGCGGCGGATCGGCCAGGAGAGCCGGCGCATGGCGGATCTCGTCGAGAACCTGCTGCTACTGGCACGACTGGACGAACGTAAGCCGGTGCGACGCGGAGAGATCGACCTCGCCGCCCTGGTGCGGGATGTTGCCTTCGATGCCTCATTGCTGCATCCGTCCCGCGACCTCACCTGCGACGCGAAGGACTCGGCCATTGTCCTCGGCGACGAGTCGGGGCTACGCCAGGTCGTTTCCAACCTGTGCCAGAACGCGCTCATCCATACGCCACCGACCGCGTCGGTGGCGCTGAGCGTGGCCGTAGATGATGCTGGCGGTAGAGCGGTTCTCGAAGTGCGTGACACCGGCCCGGGCATGACAGCCCAGGATGCCGAACGGGCGTTTGACCGCTTCTGGCGAGCCGACGCGAGCCGCGTCCGTCCCGGTTCGGGTCTCGGCCTGCCGATTGTCGCGGCGATCGTCACCGCCCACGGCGGATCGGTCACCATCGAGTCCTCACCGGACCTCGGCACGCTCGTCCGGGCCGTCCTGCCCGCGGCGGGCCCATCCAGCAAACCCGCAACTGGCGTTCAAGAGGCCGCAAGGTTGGGCGGCAAGGCTACCGGGGATGCCGAACAATCCCCAGGACGCGCCGTCTCCGCGTCACGAGTCGCCCCCGTCCCACCTGGGGACAGGCGCCCTGTCCCCAGAGACGCCGGCTCCTGA
- a CDS encoding response regulator transcription factor, whose translation MSSPAVMVVEDDVNVSYVVATALRLAAFEVVEVSTGREALRVAGGDAPPSLVVMDVMLPDLDGFEVCHRLQACGSDVPVLFLSARGNLDDRLRGLSAGADDYLAKPFSVEELVARIRVILRRRGVLTEASALTCGALRLDEDARRVTVGGRTIALSPTEYKLLRFLLRNAGRAVSRAQILDHVWDYGFDGESTVVETFISSLRKKVDTAPPTLIHTVRGVGYRLSEE comes from the coding sequence ATGTCATCTCCCGCGGTCATGGTCGTCGAGGACGACGTGAACGTCTCGTATGTGGTCGCGACGGCGCTACGGCTGGCGGCCTTCGAGGTGGTGGAGGTCTCGACGGGGCGTGAGGCGCTGCGCGTCGCGGGCGGTGACGCTCCGCCAAGTCTTGTCGTGATGGACGTGATGTTGCCCGACCTCGACGGGTTCGAGGTCTGCCACAGGCTGCAGGCCTGCGGCTCGGACGTGCCGGTCCTGTTCCTGTCCGCTCGGGGCAACCTCGACGACCGGTTGCGGGGCCTGTCCGCGGGCGCGGATGACTACCTGGCCAAACCGTTCAGCGTTGAGGAACTGGTGGCGCGGATCAGGGTCATCCTGCGGCGCCGCGGGGTGCTGACGGAGGCCTCCGCGTTGACCTGCGGTGCCCTGCGCCTCGACGAGGATGCCCGCCGCGTGACCGTCGGGGGCCGCACCATCGCGCTGTCACCCACTGAGTACAAGCTTCTGCGATTCCTGTTACGCAACGCGGGCCGGGCGGTAAGCCGTGCGCAGATCCTCGACCACGTGTGGGACTACGGCTTCGATGGTGAGTCGACGGTCGTGGAGACGTTTATCTCCTCCCTGCGGAAGAAGGTCGACACGGCCCCGCCGACGCTTATCCACACCGTCCGGGGCGTTGGCTACCGCCTCAGCGAGGAATGA
- a CDS encoding NAD(P)H-dependent amine dehydrogenase family protein, protein MALRVAQWTMGGVARAAVRGVVAHPELELVGCYVWSAAKAGQDVGELVGLPPLGITTTNDVDEIVALRPDVVAYMPLVWNVDELVRLLEAGINVVSTANFITGHSYGEPDRLRLDEAAKKGGVSLYGSGINPGLASAVALTAAAACREIERISIFEQSDATSYESAETWRSLGFGSPPDTPGLVETARERQLVFRDVVEVMAETLRVRLDEVRYTAEFGVATKDLHLGYMDIPKGAVCGLNGTWEGIVAGRPLIAVGLLWRLGQAMEPDWEINEGYQIEVRGIPNVRLRYELDYPSNALDKDANTANPAVNAIPAVVAARPGIVTMADLPLVTAGSVRAAVAAG, encoded by the coding sequence ATGGCTCTTCGGGTGGCGCAGTGGACGATGGGTGGCGTGGCGCGCGCCGCGGTGCGGGGGGTGGTCGCGCATCCCGAGCTGGAGCTGGTGGGCTGCTACGTCTGGAGCGCGGCCAAGGCCGGTCAGGACGTCGGCGAGCTGGTCGGCTTACCCCCGCTCGGCATCACCACGACCAACGACGTCGACGAGATCGTGGCGCTGCGGCCGGACGTCGTCGCCTACATGCCGCTGGTCTGGAACGTCGACGAGCTGGTCCGGCTGCTGGAGGCTGGCATCAACGTCGTCTCGACGGCCAACTTCATCACCGGGCATTCGTACGGCGAGCCGGACCGGCTCCGGCTCGACGAGGCGGCGAAGAAGGGCGGCGTGTCGCTCTACGGGAGCGGCATCAACCCGGGGCTCGCGAGCGCGGTGGCGCTCACCGCGGCGGCGGCCTGCCGGGAGATCGAACGGATCTCGATCTTCGAGCAGTCCGACGCGACCTCCTACGAGTCGGCCGAGACCTGGCGGTCCCTCGGCTTCGGGTCGCCGCCGGACACTCCCGGGCTGGTCGAGACCGCGCGGGAACGCCAGCTGGTCTTCCGCGACGTCGTCGAGGTCATGGCCGAGACCCTGCGGGTGCGGCTCGACGAGGTGCGCTACACCGCCGAGTTCGGCGTCGCGACGAAGGACCTGCACCTGGGCTACATGGACATCCCGAAGGGCGCCGTCTGTGGCCTGAACGGGACCTGGGAGGGAATCGTCGCCGGCAGGCCGCTGATCGCGGTGGGCCTGCTGTGGCGGCTCGGGCAGGCCATGGAACCGGACTGGGAGATCAACGAGGGCTACCAGATCGAGGTGCGCGGCATTCCCAACGTCCGGCTCCGGTACGAGCTGGACTATCCGTCGAACGCCCTCGACAAGGACGCGAACACCGCGAACCCCGCGGTGAACGCGATCCCCGCCGTGGTGGCCGCCCGCCCCGGCATCGTCACCATGGCCGACCTTCCTCTGGTCACCGCGGGCTCGGTTCGGGCTGCCGTTGCCGCCGGTTGA